From Lytechinus pictus isolate F3 Inbred chromosome 6, Lp3.0, whole genome shotgun sequence, the proteins below share one genomic window:
- the LOC129263951 gene encoding resistance to inhibitors of cholinesterase protein 3-like has protein sequence MAFYHTACFVIAVMIICNAILYPTIFSSIFRSWFGGTPPKQEKEQMPEYPPHMRPNGGIRGGAGGRMRPSGAKPPTPGGGQSSGGVDPSNFMGQQSQESKGRGMMGTVLPVYAVGIFIYFGYVIYKVFLRDKPSTPSSRPTWSYPDDITQQEGPTLQRQQQENLQRKLAAELKAANYAELKKSDRRAAEAAATAAAAAAMGEIAHPPAPGSNEEVDMLKKRLEETEKTMQRMMDMMNSMGVAMSQVSQHLSSEKSASPTMMPDFNDPRLTKGADNEDDLLDIDVDDLSDEEDLIIGDSMDPCGSSDDENDVGTKRDDMGDDVDRRRPNKMNIVDVEADDYHDDDDDGDVDSDDESEVENIGVEDVLTSDTLRRRNVKGDGIEG, from the exons atggcgtttTACCACACTGCCTGTTTTGTGATCGctgtaatgattatttgtaatgcCATCTTATATCCGACAATATTTAGCTCAATTTTCCGGAGTTGGTTTGGGGGAACACCACCAAagcaagaaaaagaacaaatgcCCG AATACCCCCCTCATATGAGGCCAAATGGAGGAATCCGAGGTGGCGCCGGGGGCAGGATGAGACCATCTGGAGCTAAACCTCCCACGCCTGGAGGGGGACAGAGTTCAG GTGGGGTCGATCCGTCGAATTTCATGGGTCAACAGTCACAGGAGTCGAAAGGGAGAGGCATGATGGGTACTGTACTTCCTGTTTATGCTGTTGGTATCTTCATCTATTTTGGCTATGTGATCTATAAG GTTTTCCTGCGTGACAAGCCGTCCACCCCATCCAGCAGACCAACCTGGTCATAccccgatgacatcactcagcAAGAAGGACCAACCCTCCAGAGACAGCAACAAGAGAACCTACAACGTAAACTAGCAGCAGAACTAAAGGCTGCTAACTATGCCGAGTTGAAGAAGAGTGATCGGAGAGCTGCTGAGGCCGccgctactgctgctgctgcggCAGCGATGGGAGAGATAGCGCACCCTCCGGCGCCTG GTTCCAATGAAGAAGTTGATATGCTGAAGAAACGTTTAGAAGAGACAGAGAAAACAATGCAACGAATGATGGATATGATGAACTCTATGGGCGTAGCTATGAGCCAAGTTTCTCAACATCTTT CAAGTGAGAAGTCTGCATCGCCTACCATGATGCCCGACTTCAATGACCCCAGATTAACCAAGGGCGCGGACAACGAAGATGACCTCCTCGACATCGATGTCGACGACCTCAGTGACGAAGAAGACCTCATCATCGGCGACAGCATGGATCCCTGTGGCAGTTCGGACGATGAAAACGATGTCGGCACGAAGAGGGATGATATGGGTGACGATGTGGATAGGAGACGGCCAAACAAGATGAACATTGTTGATGTGGAGGCGGATGATTAccatgacgacgacgacgatggggatgttgatagtgatgatgagtCTGAAGTTGAGAACATCGGAGTAGAGGATGTTTTGACATCAGACACGCTAAGACGGAGGAATGTTAAAGGGGACGGAATAGAAGGTTGA